A genomic stretch from Lathyrus oleraceus cultivar Zhongwan6 chromosome 2, CAAS_Psat_ZW6_1.0, whole genome shotgun sequence includes:
- the LOC127122416 gene encoding uncharacterized protein LOC127122416: protein MVHPDVFPKQVISPNVQGVVVKVVDVGNKFKNGQEFEFRDQMLQWIHMEASKLEFGVVIGRSDNGSNRRCAFVTMTCERSEKYITSLRIFKRDDIGSIKFSHPSVYRLMPEEKKYVADMTLNLVQPKNKLATLKWKRPGNISNIKQVYNIRYQTNKALRGDRTKMQQLLKLLNDISYCIGTERARMELLLPLLEMVGVTSTKNTYSVGFSYFECEKEDNFTWVLEVCRTLLKDQGEMPKVIVTDHDTVLMKSAAKVKEKIICAWTDNVRHLGNTTTNRVEFAHATLKT, encoded by the exons AAGGTGTTGTTGTGAAGGTTGTAGATGTTGGCAACAAATTTAAAAACGGGCAAGAATTTGAATTTCGTGATCAAATGCTTCAATGGATTCATATGGAGGCCTCTAAACTTGAATTTGGTGTGGTTATTGGAAGGTCCGATAATGGTTCAAATAGAAGATGCGCTTTTGTGACAATGACATGCGAAAGAAGTGAAAAATATATAACTTCTCTCCGAATTTTTAAAAGAGACGACATCGGTTCAATAAAAT TCAGTCATCCTAGTGTGTATCGGCTCATGCCGGAAGAGAAAAAATATGTTGCTGACATGACATTGAACTTGGTTCAACCGAAAAATAAACTTGCAACATTGAAATGGAAAAGACCCGGAAATATATCAAATATCAAACAAGTGTATAATATTCGATACCAAACTAACAAGGCGCTTAGAGGGGATAGAACTAAAATGCAACAACTCTTGAAACTGTTGAATGATATCAGTTACTGTATAGGTACCGAACGTGCGAGGATGGAGTTATT ACTTCCATTATTGGAGATGGTTGGTGTTACCTCAACTAAGAATACATATTCTGTTGGATTTTCATATTTTGAGTGTGAAAAAGAGGACAATTTTACTTGGGTCTTAGAGGTGTGTCGGACACTGTTGAAGGACCAAGGTGAGATGCCTAAAGTTATTGTTACCGACCACGATACCGTCTTGATGAAATCGGCTGCAAAG GTGAAGGAGAAAATTATTTGTGCATGGACTGATAATGTTAGACACCTTGGAAATACAACAACTAATAGAGTTGAGTTTGCTCATGCTACTTTGAAAACTTAG